Proteins co-encoded in one Garra rufa chromosome 21, GarRuf1.0, whole genome shotgun sequence genomic window:
- the begain gene encoding brain-enriched guanylate kinase-associated protein, whose product MATKCPHKSLMETRAAAGKDAPSLQFSSLLLCVDRVCPPPSSSVCLWILCSVSVSSGAVCLEVEHACTRSSDHDKLHRRSLQEQKEDLRRRLGCTTHKLQQLQSEFESTRQYLETELRRAQDELDKFTEKLRRIQSSYAALQRINQDMEEKIHRMTQHHEEEKRSLSREIVTLNKHLMEANITIQKLREDNDLYRKDCNLAAQLLQCGKSPYRAHKLSELPADLQERVSSHMEQQGRGRSAALRHSYSDAVPTAVIGRVLEKPEPGRSCPVTRSPSPQVPEFPSGTDKAQRQAAYKSSDLYCSDTALYCPSDERRRDRWPERRQSADHSGRIRGQSSTESNLDDESFPLHKDPFRGFVLRSFPASSCYSSCSTASDEKVHGSSSSQQALFTDWHENSSSYGKEHQGFPKSSSFQHVGSQKDRPGYSASGDSHVHIPDPTDLTDGWRQMSVEDVSSFSPFSFSERRFTLSPTKIKPAPLYNSFRDKDDVFHRRAPDLRFAASAGSSPASNPKMSLNALKAERGRMFCSKGSTSSFFITENAKDKENTTKDALQRDYADESPGSSAESLNQGLDVQKYKDHKSPGAQKKTPQQQKFGNAGLSRKDSLTKAQLYGTLLN is encoded by the exons ATGGCGACCAAATGTCCTCACAA GTCTCTGATGGAGACGCGAGCAGCAGCAGGTAAAGACGCTCCTTCTCTTCAGTTCTCTTCTCTTCTCCTCTGTGTTGATCGTGTTTGTCCTCCTCCCTCctcctccgtctgtctctggatCCTCTGTAGCGTCTCAGTCAGTTCTGGTGCCGTGTGTTTAGAGGTAGAACACGCGTGCACGCGCTCATCTGATCATGACAAGCTTCACAGACG TTCGCTGCAGGAGCAGAAGGAGGATCTGCGCAGACGTCTGGGCTGCACCACACACAAACTGCAGCAGCTGCAGAGCGAGTTCGAGTCCACGCGTCAGTATCTGGAGACGGAGCTGAGACGAGCTCAAGATGAACTGGACAAATTCACTGAGAAACTGCGCAG GATTCAAAGCAGCTATGCAGCTCTACAGAGAATAAACCAGGACATGGAGGAGAAAATCCACCGAATG ACTCAACATCACGAAGAGGAGAAGAGATCTCTGAGTCGAGAGATCGTCACGCTGAACAAGCACCTGATGGAGGCCAACATCACCATCCAGAAGCTGCGAGAGGATAAC GATTTGTACAGAAAAGACTGTAATCTGGCGGCTCAACTGCTCCAGTGTGGAAAATCTCCTTACAGAGCGCACAAACTGTCCGAG CTTCCGGCTGATCTTCAGGAGCGAGTGAGTTCCCACATGGAGCAGCAGGGTCGGGGCCGGAGCGCAGCGCTGCGTCATTCCTACTCGGACGCCGTTCCCACCGCCGTCATCGGTCGAGTCCTGGAGAAACCCGAGCCCGGGAGAAGCTGTCCGGTCACCCGCTCGCCGAGCCCGCAAGTCCCGGAATTCCCATCCGGCACGGACAAAGCTCAGCGGCAAGCGGCGTATAAATCATCTGACCTCTACTGCAGCGACACGGCGCTCTACTGTCCCAGCGATGAGCGGCGGCGTGACCGATGGCCGGAGAGACGGCAGAGCGCAGACCACAGCGGACGGATCCGAGGACAATCTTCTACCGAAAGCAACCTGGATGACGAGAGCTTCCCGCTGCACAAAGACCCTTTCCGTGGGTTCGTCCTCAGATCTTTTCCCGCATCCAGCTGTTATTCCAGCTGCAGCACAGCCTCGGATGAGAAGGTTCACGGTTCGTCCTCCTCTCAGCAGGCTTTGTTTACCGACTGGCACGAGAACTCATCCTCGTATGGAAAGGAACATCAAGGATTTCCCAAGTCGAGCAGCTTCCAGCACGTGGGCTCACAGAAAGACCGACCCGGCTACAGCGCCTCTGGAGACAGTCACGTCCACATCCCGGATCCCACGGACCTGACGGACGGCTGGCGGCAGATGAGCGTGGAGGACGTCAGCAGCTTCTCACCCTTCAGTTTCTCAGAGCGCCGCTTCACTCTCAGCCCCACAAAGATCAAACCGGCTCCCCTTTACAACAGCTTCCGGGATAAAGACGACGTCTTCCACAGGCGAGCGCCAGATCTGCGATTCGCTGCGTCGGCGGGATCCAGTCCTGCGTCGAACCCAAAGATGAGTCTGAATGCGCTGAAGGCCGAGAGAGGACGGATGTTTTGCTCAAAGGGTTCGACGAGCAGCTTCTTCATAACTGAAAACGCCAAAGACAAGGAGAACACGACTAAAGACGCTTTACAGAGAGACTACGCAGATGAAAGTCCCGGCAGTTCAGCGGAGTCACTAAACCAGGGTCTGGACGTGCAGAAATATAAGGATCATAAAAGCCCTGGAGCTCAGAAAAAGACACCGCAGCAGCAAAAGTTTGGGAACGCCGGACTCAGTCGCAAAGACAGTCTGACTAAAGCACAGCTGTATGGAACGCTGCTGAACTAA